One Haloplanus vescus DNA window includes the following coding sequences:
- a CDS encoding helix-turn-helix domain-containing protein: protein MSLVAVAELAHPDLALTPTIRATDASIQVVSHTATDAETGMFFFLVESDSFPEFEAALEADHTVSESLIVAEAETTRIYRLGHSDGTKLLSPTVTEMGGLMLEADSTADGWSVRMQLPDRKTLSSLWEYCDEEDIGFELGHIYTLDDFSIDGVGLTDAQRDALVTAYEAGYFEEPRDTSLEELAGELDISPTAVGGRIRRGTARLIEQTLLDDS, encoded by the coding sequence GTGAGCCTCGTCGCCGTCGCGGAACTCGCGCATCCCGACCTCGCGTTGACGCCGACGATTCGCGCCACCGACGCATCGATTCAGGTGGTCTCGCACACCGCCACTGACGCCGAGACGGGCATGTTCTTCTTTCTCGTCGAGTCGGACTCGTTCCCCGAGTTCGAGGCCGCGCTTGAGGCCGACCACACCGTCTCGGAGTCGTTGATCGTCGCCGAGGCGGAGACGACGCGTATCTATCGGCTCGGTCACTCCGACGGGACGAAACTCCTCTCGCCGACGGTGACGGAGATGGGCGGCCTGATGCTCGAAGCCGACAGCACGGCCGACGGCTGGTCCGTTCGGATGCAACTTCCCGACCGAAAGACGCTCAGTTCGCTCTGGGAGTACTGCGACGAGGAAGATATCGGGTTCGAGTTGGGTCACATCTACACGCTCGACGACTTCTCCATCGACGGCGTGGGACTCACCGACGCACAACGAGACGCGCTCGTTACGGCCTACGAGGCGGGATACTTCGAGGAGCCCCGCGACACATCGCTGGAAGAACTCGCCGGCGAACTGGATATCTCCCCGACGGCTGTCGGTGGCCGGATTCGCCGGGGGACCGCTCGACTCATCGAGCAGACGTTGCTCGACGACTCGTGA